The genomic region ATCCGAGATGAGAAGAATCAATGTTTTAAGAATGCAAGGATTGGTCTTTAGGAAACAGAAAGCTCAAAAGGCAAGAAAAATCGACTTCTCAAGAATGCGCTGATTGATTCTTAGAAAATAGAATGCTTCATAGACAAGAAGAATTGATGTCTcgagaagaaaaagtcaactCTTAGACTTCAAAAAGTAGCCATTAGACacgaaaaagacaaaaaaaaacgACTAGTTCCTCCACTAAATCATCCCCAACAACCCCAAACttttttcaagaataaaaaGGATTTCTCCAACATGTtttaagagagagaagagtagagaaaaatatcatttgatcaagaatcaagtaacatgaagaaaaaaaaaagaaaacaaaaaaagagaaaccaaACTAGAGCAAACAACTCACATTCTACCATTCAGCTTTTAAGCTATCTTTGAGCTCCAAATTCATTGTGCTACCACTCCTATCATTTGTATTCTTTATACTCTATTTGCATTGAATTCACTTAGCAAAAATGCACCTTCTAGAAGTATCCTTGCTATTCGAAATtgtaagagagaaaaatgttatgccttagcctttaaaaagtaGTATTTATAGATTATACTTGATCCTTAAAAGGCAGAGATGTtatattttagcctttaaaaggTAGTGTTTAAAGATTATGCTTCATCTTTGAAAAAGCAATAGTTATGATTGATCTTTGAAAAGGCAGTAGTTATACTTAATCCATAAAAGGCAGTGCTTTGTAAAAGTTACACTTGATCCTTTGAAAAAGTAGTTTTTTTAAGAGTGGATTTGAACTCCTTAGCTTGTTAGGGGAGAAGATGTAGGCACCTATGGAGAGGGTTGAACCTCTATAAATTCTTtgtcttttctctcttctttttactCCTTGAACTTATGCATTTCATCATCACACTTCACTTATCATACTTCCACATTTTACTCTAGTTTGAAaagatttgaatatttgttctTTGCTTGTTTATTCTTTAATCTACTCTTCAAATTACTTTTAATTCACCTTAATATATTTGTGAACTTTCCTTTGAAgagttttgaaaatatattttcaacttgCTTGTTCATTAATTTGTTTACTAAATTTCTAAATTAATTTGCTTGTTCATTAAAGTGAAAGCAAACTTGTGAACTTGTCTTCAagcttgttttaattaaaagtttgatttgttgaaaagaattttttttagaaatccAATTCACATCCTCTTggatattttcttattattatgaAGCTAGCATCCTTAACAATAATaccaatgaagaaaaaaaatgaaaaaaaaaaaacaaagttgaACCTTAAAGTTCAAGTCTCACCGTCATATGTAAGATTGGTTTAACTTTACATttgacttttaaatttttgaatgtATAATACTTTGTGATATATATAAAGACATTTATTCACAAAGCTAGCCCCTGGGTAAGACCACCCAAGCAAGGCTTTAGGACTTAAATTTAAGAGGtctcataattttataataataataatataattaattatattaaaaatatataaaaattaaaataattaataaaatatttacctATTCTCTCATGCTtaataaatatctatttttttgtcaCTTTCACAtctttatttctcaattatttatctcatttctcattaaaataatattaaagtcaaagatatttaataaaataacatattctCTCATTTCTCTAATTATATGtctaataaatctcaatttttattACTTCCCAATTAGTACAAGactattaattctcaactatttctCCTATTTCCAATCAACTTAGGGTAATATGGATTTGCATTTACTATGATTTCTTCTAAAAAAATTGCATCTAAAATGAATATAGAATCTAAATTCCGTGATACACGTATCATTcgtagaaaaaaataatttgatgagaatattaataatgaaataacaaAATCTCTTGAAGAATCATCTAGAATTAATTACTTCTTAAATATATTAGATTAAGCAATTTTTTCACTCCAAAGTAAATTTGAACAATTTAAGATGTATgaaagtattttttattttttatttagattgaaaaaatgttgccttaattttgaatattctttaaaatataacaactaTTCTGATATTGATGGtttagatttattttcaaagttaagaattttaaaagaaattatacaaATAGAAGATAATAGTCCAATCCAcctatttgtttttaattggTTCGAAAGGGATTTGAACCCTGCTTTTTAGACAAGGATCATGTACCAACTAATGAGTCAGATATTCGGGTGCAATCCAATCGGCATatttaatcatataaaaagTCTCGATTCTTTTTGAAATGCATATATTGCTTTTAGAATAATATTAACAATTCTCGTAAGTGTTGctttaagaaaaagaagcttttcaaaataaaattaataaaatcttatttaagatcaacaatatttaaagaaagattaaatggattgattatattatcaattaaaaaaatattaaaatgacttgattataaaaatttagttataaattttgcatctcaaaaaattaaaagaataaatttttttaatttcaattaaaaaaagtctCATTTGAATATGTcgttttaaacttttaaaagtattGAGTTGGTTTTGCTTATTCatataatctcataaaaaaaaaatgcacatAACTGctatttgtaatttatttaatttgcatGCATGGCAAATTCGTAAGAACAAAATGCACAGAGCACAAAGCTGTAAGGCATTTGTCCAAATCTTCAGAGGGAACATTTGGCATCTTCTCCATGCTCACttgtttttctcatttttatattaaaagaaatataaaaaagaagaaaagttcatcttattatatccaaagACAAAGAGAATGTTTTAAAACTATCATTATCATTTAATCTTTGATTATTTATGCACAAATATAACCACTGTCCTTAGATTTTCACTGTTTACTATTTAATCTTGGGTACAGTCGTGGCTATCATTTAATTCTTTTCGATTTTAAAATCAAGCCCTTCATTAAGCAGCTAGAACTCATGCAAGCaacttgagaaaataaaatcatattgAGAGATTAGTGTTGTTATTTTGGTAAAATATACTTAccctcttaattttttatcatgaTTATATGTAGgtccattagttttcaaaataaataattcactttaaacatataaatgactttaatatttaaatacgaAATGTCTAAAAtactcttcttctttctctattcttttcctttctctcagACTAGTTGATAGCACTCTCTTACATTGATTAGTCACCTTACGACCAAATTTAGTTGTGAAATGCCAGATTCGCCTAGATCTCCCCAAAAGAGCACCAAATCAATGCTCCCTTGGTCAATGGCGCTCTCTAGTTAAATTTGGCCACAAGGTAGTCAACtaagagagaattttttttaataaaagagaaaaaaattttaaaaataaaaaattataatttatataatgttaatttttaaaattattgaaaaataaaattattttaaaaatattactacGTTATCAAATTAACGAAAACATTGACGATTAACTAACGACAAGATTTATgtatctaataaaaaatattttttgagacaaatgatcaattttgaatattaataGACTTGCTTgtaattatgataaaaaattaatagatcAGTGTATTTTACTTTTGTTATTTACTTAATGGTTGCTAACAACTATTTACAGTAATATTTGTAAATTTCAATGATTTTCATTCAGagatataatttaattaataattagtGAAAAAAACAaccagagaaaaaaaaaaacgttaAGATGTAATGTACCAATAATGGTGAGCCACGTCCGAAAATTTTCAGCCAACCCTCTCTGACACTGGGTCAAAAGTGACCCCACTCGATAGAGGAGGATCTCCAAAGCAGCAGAAAGTCTATTCTTTTCATTGAACCAATAAGAGAATACCACGTCAAAGACGTGGAACGGCAGTATAGAGTCTGTGGCCTGCCCAGCCACTGATGTTCAGAGTTTCGAAGAGAGTGACTGTACATTATCATTTCTCTTTTCGTTTTCTTTGGGAGTAGCTGAGCTGGACCACACGATAATTGACCGTATGCTGTAGTTTTGCGGAGTATTTATGGAATTAGGTTGACGATATTTTCATACGAGATTTATTTAAAGTTAGAATTTATGGGACTGGTTGTATTTTTGGTCCGACTTAAGAATTAGTTACTTGTCgcaaacaaaatattattatgcataatatttagaaaacatttaaataaaattttattttttattatgtttaatcaattttttatatttttattttgaattaaataatcacttaaaattaataattaattatttatttttaattaaaacatcatttattattttatattatatagtaTTAACAAGTTATCTTTCACTATGTTACCATGTCATTGTCACCTTTCAAGTGATGCTAATGGATAATAACGTAATATGTTAATGTAATACAATAACATAATTAcgtaatatttttatttaaatttgattaaacataataatttttttttaaataatttaaaaactgtttataacattttcatttcaatcatgtgaactataattttaataaattctaATGCTATGTAcagttaaaaattattatgcaAACATGTATGACTTTATTGTTTCATAATAATTGTTATATTACATAAACGAAATGtgtaaatttatacatattcaCATAATAATCTGTAATTacatatcatattttaatttatggtATTAATAATTGACGTTGTAAAAGGAGtttatacaataatttttctataagtAATAGTGCTGTTGGAGTGTTGGGTGATTGAATTGGACGTTTCAGACTCCCAAAACTGAAATCATTACTTTTAACATCCAGTGCTTATTGGTTGGGTTAATTATCTTGGTGTTAATTAATACGCGTTATGGTGACAATAATGAAAGTAAAGTTTGACTTTAAATGTAAGAGTTGTTTAATTACGAGGGTTGCGCTGGAATTTTCTGAGATTAAAAAAGGAAGGGGTAAGGTGGTATATTTGTCACAAAAGCCCCGTACATTGTAACTGGTGGGTGATATCACGAGAAAACCAATAAGATTAAAAGACAAAGAGATTTGTGGTGCCCCAAGAGAAAGTGAAACCCCCAACACCAAGTCAGAGGTCCACCAACGTACACAACAAACAAGCAAACGAAacgaaacaaaacaaaacaaaacaaagcaAACTCTTCTCCTCGCATGTGCCCAAACCGACCACAGTCTTCCCACGTGtgacctttttctttttcttctttttaaccCCTTTGCTACTCCTACTAATTGTTATTGCTTCGAAGAAGAATTGAAAACCAATTaaacaataaagaaaaggtgaaaagaaaaaagttggTACTGAGTAGGTTCTTTGTGTTCTTTATAGATAGATTCAGTCCTTTTTAACAGTTCTCTCACTACCCCCCCGCCCCCTTTGTCCCCATTTCTATCTTGCTTCACTCCTCACTTGCTTCTGCTTCTAAACATGGAGATAAAAGCAGATATATTCTAAAAGGTTTTCATTCTTGCACCTTCAAGAAAGCTGCTTCTTTTCTTACACTCTTGCAAAAGGTACATTATTGCTAGTTGGATTCTTTTTCTGGGGTTGGTTTGAGTAGTTGTTCAAACTTTGAAAACGtgtgttttctttgtttactcttttaagttatgtgacaatattaataatgcatgataaagatattttctttgtttgctTGAGTTTACCGTTTCTTGTGTTTGGTTTAATGGGTTTTCTTGCTTTAGATCTGTttctgatttttcttgttacaaAATGCGCATTCATTGTCTTATTGTACATTCTGATAAACGTTTCAGTTTTAATGCTGTTTGGTTGCTgggaaaatgttttttttttaaagaatctTCAAGTTTAGCTTACATTGGCTTTTAACTGCATTAAATGCTCCCCTAATAATGATTATGGACAATAATAATGACAGCACATAGAAACTGTATTCTTATCCTACTATGTTAGTTTCTTCCTCTTGCTCAGCTTCCAGATGGAGGTGATGGGTTATAATTCTTGTTCATGGTGTTTCTTCCTTTGATTTTGCAGGTTTTTGTGTCTCAACTTGAAAGCTTTCCACAAGTGCCTAGTGTTAAACTATTACTCAAaagctaaatatttttatcctcTTGTCTTCTTTCACTTCCTTTTATTCTTCCTTAATTAGAGATTTGAGCCTTCAACACTCGAACTCCCCCAacttttgccttttttttttcagctttCAACTCTTAAGGTTGTAGCAGggtttttctcttcttttgtaTTCAAATTGCCTGATAATCACAGCTGAACACTTCAGCTTTTGGTTTCTGTAGCATTTTTATCTCTACCATCCCGACCGTGTTTCAatattctatttctttttgcCTGATAACAGTTGTCTCGTCTTGCATAATTGTTGAGTGTTCTTTAGAAGAAAGATGCAGAAGCCTCCACAATCTGTAGATTTTGCCCTAAAGGAGACCTCGCCCAACATTGGGGCAGGAGCTGTCACGGGTGATAAGCTGTCTTGCACCTATGACCTCGTTGAGCAAATGCAATACCTCTATGTTCGAGTTGTCAAGGCCAAGGATTTACCTGGAAAAGATGTCACTGGTAGTTGTGATCCCTATGTTGAGGTCAAACTTGGAAACTACAAGGGAGTTACTAAGCATTTCGAGAAGAAGACCAATCCCGAATGGAATCAAGTATTTGCTTTCTCGAAAGAAAGAATTCAAGCTTCTGTTTTGGAAGTGTTAGTGAAGGACAAGGACGTTGTTATAGATGATTTAATCGGCAGGGTTATGTTTGATCTCAATGAAATTCCAAGAAGGGTTCCTCCAGATAGCCCACTGGCGCCACAGTGGTATAGATTGGAAGATCGAAAGGGCAATAAAGCTAAGGGAGAGCTCATGTTGGCTGTTTGGATGGGAACTCAAGCAGATGAGGCATTTCCTGATGCATGGCATTCAGATGCTGCATCGGTTGGCCCTGATGGTGTTGCAAATATTCGATCAAAAGTGTATCTTTCCCCTAAGCTTTGGTATGTGAGGGTGAATGTGATTGAAGCTCAGGACTTGGTATCGACTGATAAAAGCAGGTTCCCAGAAGTTTTTGTGAAAGTTGCTCTTGGAAATCAGGCTTTAAGAACTAGAACATCTCAAATTAAGACTATCAATCCAATGTGGAATGAGGACTTAATGTTTGTAGTTGCTGAACCTTTTGAGGAGCCTTTGGTTCTAACTGTGGAAGATAGGGTGGGATCAAACAAGGATGAAACCTTGGGGAAGTGTGTAATTCCTCTGCATGCTGTGCAGAGAAGGTTAGACCATAAACCTGTGAACAGTAGGTGGTACAATCTGGAGAAACATGTGATTGTGGAtggagagaagaaagaaacaaaattttccaGTAGGATTCACTTAAGGATTTGTTTGGAAGGAGGGTATCATGTTTTGGATGAATCTACACACTACAGTAGTGATCTTAGACCAACAGCAAAACAGTTATGGAGACCCAGCATTGGAATTCTGGAACTGGGTATTCTAAGTGCTCATGGGCTGATGCcaatgaaaacaaaagatgGACGAGGAACCACTGATGCTTACTGTGTGGCTAAGTATGGGCAGAAGTGGATTCGGACGAGGACAATTGTTGACAACTTTATGCCAAAGTGGAATGAGCAATACACTTGGGAGGTTTTCGACCCTTGTACTGTTATTACAGTAGGGGTTTTCGATAATGGTCATATGCATGGGGAAGCTGGAGGGACAAAGGATGCGAGAATTGGGAAGGTAAGGATACGGCTGTCTACACTTGAAGCCGATAGGGTCTATACTCACTCGTATCCTCTTCTGGTGCTGCATTCTTCAGGGGTTAAGAAGACAGGTGAAGTTCAATTGGCTGTGAGGTTCACCTGCTCAACTTTGATTAACATGCTGCATATGTATTCACATCCGCTGTTGCCTAAGATGCACTACATCCATCCATTGTCTGTGATTCAGCTTGATAGCTTGAGGCACCAGGCTATGCAGATTGTCTCAATGAGGCTGAGCCGGGCTGAGCCACCATTGAGGAAGGAAGTTGTGGAGTACATGCTTGATGTTGATTCACACATGTGGAGCATGAGGAGAAGCAAAGCGAACTTTTTCAGAATTATGGGAGTTCTAAGTGGGTTGATTGCAGTTGGAAAATGGTTGGATCAAATATGCAATTGGAGAAACCCTCTTACAACCATTCTGATTCATATCCTTTTCATTATATTAGTTCTTTATCCTGAGCTAATACTTCCCACAGTTTTTCTCTACCTTTTCCTAATTGGAATCTGGAACTACCGGTGGAGGCCACGACACCCTCCTCACATGGACACGCGGCTCTCTCATGCTGATGCTGCCCATCCTGATGAACTAGATGAAGAGTTTGATACCTTCCCCACTTCTCGGCCTTCAGATATTGTCAGGATGAGATATGACCGTCTAAGAAGTATAGCAGGGAGAGTTCAGACAGTGATTGGTGATCTTGCAACTCAAGGGGAAAGATTTCAGTCTCTGCTAAGCTGGAGAGACCCAAGAGCAACCACTCTTTTTGTGACATTCTGTTTGATAGCTGCCATAGTTCTTTATGTTACACCATTCCAGGTTGTGGCTCTCCTCATAGGCCTTTATGCCCTAAGGCATCCAAGGTTCCGCCACAAACTTCCTTCTGTACCTCTCAACTTCTTTAGGAGGTTGCCTGCAAGATCTGACAGTATGCTATAAGCATAACCAGCCATTATATGTTCCTCCTTTTCATTGAATGTCTAGTATGCAAATCCAGAAGTTGGGCAAAAGAAGCAGCACTTCGAGCTCTTTACTTGGTTGCAAATGCATGGTTCTGGTATAATGTGTAATTTTCATCTGCCTTATCTAGTAAATTTCACGCAACTGTAGCCTCTTCTGTGTTTTTTCCGGCCACCTGTTGTCATTATGCTGTCAATTTTTAGATTTCAACTTCACCattattccatttttctcttcCCCTATTTATCTTACTAATATTATTTGCCTAAGTATGATTGTGTGATCAAAGTTTACAATCATCCTTTTCATTTGGTTTTCCAGGACATTTGAATGTATGTGTTCAGTTTTTGGAGGAAACGACAGTTACAACTTAGTAAACAAACCAGAAGTGATCATAAACGATTGGGATGGCATCACTGTTTAGAACCTTGTGGTTTCAATCTCATGTCAGTCTATGTGAATGTTAAACCAGATGCCTTTCCAACAGTTTTATCTGTTCTTCTATGCAGACCAGAGAGCTCAAAATGTTTGGCATTAACTAAATTGAGAATTGGCGGTTTTGCATGAACTAAACCAACTGGTGGGCTTTCATGACTGTTACTTTTGTTGATCTCCATTGGGCTGATGTCTTTTATTTCCTGAGTCAATCTTCTTTTAGGTTGCAAAATGACTGGATTTGGAGACTATAATTTGACTTGGGGTGGCAGATATGTTATGCTTACTATTGCAGAGACTTCAAAAATCTAATTCTTTTCATTTGCTTTCAAAACtgataaacataaaaaggGTAAATGTTGCTATTAAAACAGAAATGgtacttaattttaaatgctAAACAAAGTTGCTTATGCTCCAAGCAAAAGTAAATGCTTATGCAAGTAAGATTTCAACAGGGAGTAGAAATGGAATCATCAGAGTACAAGGGTATTTGTAAAATATCTGAACAGGCGGCGTTGCATGGTCCAAGAGAAAACCTTAGTAGtcgaagaaagaagtcaatgaAATTGTTTTCAATTATGAATTTGTAATGTATATGAGTCCTCCAAGAGAAGCAGGGAACAGGAATTTTTGGTAGAAGTTCATCTGTTTTCATATATAGTGTCTTATTCCTAACTGTTTTTTTGTGCCGTTCCCTTGTCTTCCTCTATATCATGAGAATATGAAAAGCGGAAAGGTGAGGGGGATATATGAATAGTACTTCTTTGTATCACGAAAGAGAATTGTGTTCCCTTTGTTTCACTTGTCACTGTTGTGGCTCCAATCCAATTATACGGTTTGAGCAATTGACATTAGGAGTATGGTTAGTTCTCTTAACACAACATCTGAGAATGCTTGTATGAAGCATCTGCTTCATCAAAATGTTTGTACTGACAATTCATTTGTTATATTAATTGCATGTTAAATGGGATTAAATCCACCCACATCGTGCTTGTGCTGTGTCCCTATCTTGCTTTCAACACCTAATTAATAAAGGTTTGAATTGGTTCTGATCAACAAGAACGATCCATGTGTTGGTTTATTGACA from Theobroma cacao cultivar B97-61/B2 chromosome 9, Criollo_cocoa_genome_V2, whole genome shotgun sequence harbors:
- the LOC18589737 gene encoding FT-interacting protein 1, with product MQKPPQSVDFALKETSPNIGAGAVTGDKLSCTYDLVEQMQYLYVRVVKAKDLPGKDVTGSCDPYVEVKLGNYKGVTKHFEKKTNPEWNQVFAFSKERIQASVLEVLVKDKDVVIDDLIGRVMFDLNEIPRRVPPDSPLAPQWYRLEDRKGNKAKGELMLAVWMGTQADEAFPDAWHSDAASVGPDGVANIRSKVYLSPKLWYVRVNVIEAQDLVSTDKSRFPEVFVKVALGNQALRTRTSQIKTINPMWNEDLMFVVAEPFEEPLVLTVEDRVGSNKDETLGKCVIPLHAVQRRLDHKPVNSRWYNLEKHVIVDGEKKETKFSSRIHLRICLEGGYHVLDESTHYSSDLRPTAKQLWRPSIGILELGILSAHGLMPMKTKDGRGTTDAYCVAKYGQKWIRTRTIVDNFMPKWNEQYTWEVFDPCTVITVGVFDNGHMHGEAGGTKDARIGKVRIRLSTLEADRVYTHSYPLLVLHSSGVKKTGEVQLAVRFTCSTLINMLHMYSHPLLPKMHYIHPLSVIQLDSLRHQAMQIVSMRLSRAEPPLRKEVVEYMLDVDSHMWSMRRSKANFFRIMGVLSGLIAVGKWLDQICNWRNPLTTILIHILFIILVLYPELILPTVFLYLFLIGIWNYRWRPRHPPHMDTRLSHADAAHPDELDEEFDTFPTSRPSDIVRMRYDRLRSIAGRVQTVIGDLATQGERFQSLLSWRDPRATTLFVTFCLIAAIVLYVTPFQVVALLIGLYALRHPRFRHKLPSVPLNFFRRLPARSDSML